One genomic region from Magallana gigas chromosome 3, xbMagGiga1.1, whole genome shotgun sequence encodes:
- the LOC136273313 gene encoding uncharacterized protein: MKMRKSTKILKVIFVIPFSFGNSEERSVCAMDGSCSAVVLFTCLVSIILVVVGTFSGLHRFNEVSMKVIWGLIVTLVTIATINIILILILLQNRRFRITSPRVEMDALTKLQLRFLWLFGIGLLLRTSLSIAIDIECVVQGFVASYIAGIFSSAIMIVFIISQIGLITYMQNIKFMHSAWVYFSIGIVLLANVSIWFNFAAVGIAEILHRTETNTSSVPNISTVITESNNNYASCFFHSKIYSFATKLKPYLFQVSLDFLLLATLFIVRTLPSCGILRQNTYLYLQNISIENKSTTHIMDQRKSAVISMAIGLVLHIPFLVMALVIRFVFIDNIYNIREIWQNLVIFQKVLMSTAIFVAFSHIRDIKTDSGVWRLGASDYVLLSCSVGKVVMQAFDILTATYCAEIHILLSKGLISLVFYFYQTLYILISKRSSPSFRNQSNVVVFVHVLLLTLSVTQWITTTFILSVQGNFVLNEGIGCLFESPIVWKVLQYISVPFTMYYDFQSAMHNYSILPTLDSLIMGKKIAF, from the coding sequence ATGAAAATGaggaaatcaacaaaaattcttAAAGTAATATTTGTGATTCCTTTTTCCTTTGGAAATTCAGAAGAACGTTCGGTGTGTGCAATGGATGGCAGTTGTTCGGCGGTTGTCTTGTTTACTTGTTTAGTTTCCATCATTTTAGTTGTGGTTGGAACTTTTAGCGGTTTACACCGATTCAATGAGGTTTCTATGAAGGTGATATGGGGACTAATAGTAACATTGGTGACTATTGCAACTATCaatataatcttaattttgattttacttcAAAATCGTCGATTTAGAATTACTTCTCCAAGAGTTGAAATGGATGCCTTAACAAAACTTCAGCTCCGATTCCTGTGGTTATTTGGCATTGGTTTGCTTCTCAGAACCTCGCTTTCGATAGCTATAGATATTGAATGTGTGGTCCAGGGGTTTGTTGCCTCATACATTGCCGGCATATTTTCATCAGCTATTATGATAGTGTTTATCATTTCGCAAATTGGACTCATTACGTATATGCAGAATATAAAGTTTATGCACTCCGCCTGGGTTTATTTTTCCATAGGGATCGTTCTTTTAGCCAACGTAAGCATATGGTTTAATTTTGCTGCAGTTGGGATAGCTGAAATATTACACCGAACAGAGACAAACACATCTTCTGTCCCTAATATTTCTACTGTTATTACAGAAAGCAACAATAATTACGCGTCttgtttttttcattctaaaatatattccTTTGCAACCAAGCTAAAACCGTATCTCTTCCAAGTGTCATTGGATTTTCTTCTACTAGCAACTTTGTTCATTGTGAGGACACTTCCATCCTGTGGTATTTTGAGACAGAACACATACTtgtatttgcaaaatatttcGATCGAAAACAAATCCACGACACATATCATGGATCAGAGAAAGAGTGCAGTCATCTCCATGGCTATTGGACTTGTCCTTCACATTCCTTTTTTAGTAATGGCATTGGTTattcgttttgtttttattgacaaTATATACAACATAAGAGAGATATGGCAAAACCTCGTTATCTTTCAAAAAGTACTAATGTCAACAGcgatttttgttgcattttcACACATTAGAGATATAAAGACAGACTCGGGCGTTTGGAGACTAGGAGCCAGTGACTATGTACTTCTATCTTGCAGTGTTGGTAAAGTAGTCATGCAAGCTTTTGATATACTTACAGCTACGTATTGTGCAGAAATTCATATTCTTCTAAGTAAAGGCCTGATATCTCTCGTGTTTTACTTCTATCAGACATTGTACATACTTATATCTAAAAGATCTTCACCGTCGTTTCGGAACCAATCAAATGTAGTTGTGTTTGTCCATGTCTTGCTGTTGACACTGAGTGTTACCCAGTGGATTACTACAACATTTATACTCAGCGTGCAAgggaattttgttttaaatgaaggAATTGGCTGTTTGTTTGAAAGCCCTATTGTTTGGAAGGTGTTGCAATATATTAGTGTACCATTTACGATGTACTACGACTTCCAATCTGCAATGCATAATTACAGTATTCTACCTACTTTAGATTCGCTAATCATGGGTaaaaaaatagctttttaa